One Punica granatum isolate Tunisia-2019 chromosome 3, ASM765513v2, whole genome shotgun sequence genomic window carries:
- the LOC116199834 gene encoding galactoside 2-alpha-L-fucosyltransferase-like isoform X1 — MDLSAFRRRPSPPPSMATDPRSTALLKAQPRGGRAVNVSRILATALIILPVLVLLSIFFRDNRPSDRASLFADAGVLEKKDAQNAEVSASGSAQNTSLSDSDDVSSKSAGRGAGQPRDELLGGLLASGFDEGSCLSRYQSSSYRRPSPHKPSSYLISRLRNYESLHKRCGPHSEPYKKALEDLKSDRAVGSTECKYVVWISFSGLGNRILTLSSSFLYALLTNRVLLIDQGKDMVDLFCEPFPEASWLLPKDFPIANQFNSFGQSSPNCHGNLLKNNMIYHPEKPLPAYLYLHLVHDYNDHDKLFFCDEDQRAIEKVPWLIIKSDNYFIPSLFLMPSFERELFNLFPEKETIFHHLGRYLFHPSNHVWGLIARYFNSYLARADERVGIQVRTFDSGDGPFPYVMDQIIACTQKEKLLPEVNVRGTVSAPSGSSKLKAVLVTSLNLGYAENLKSMYWMHPTVTGEMVGIYQPSHEGHQQTEKPLHNRKAWAEMYLLSLSDVLVTSSWSTFGYVAQGLGGLKPWILVKPENRTTPNPPCGRAMSMEPCFHAPPFYDCKAKRGIDTGAVVPHVRHCEDISWGLKVVEGHQEL, encoded by the exons ATGGATTTGAGCGCTTTCAGGAGGCGGCCGTCGCCCCCGCCGTCAATGGCCACTGACCCCCGCTCCACCGCCTTGCTAAAGGCCCAGCCCCGCGGGGGCCGGGCCGTTAATGTGAGCCGGATCCTGGCCACCGCTCTGATCATCCTCCCGGTCCTGGTGCTGCTTTCCATCTTTTTCCGCGATAATAGGCCCTCCGATCGAGCTTCCCTGTTCGCGGACGCTGGGGTGTTGGAGAAGAAAGACGCGCAGAATGCTGAGGTCTCTGCTTCGGGAAGTGCTCAGAATACTTCCCTCTCCGATTCAG ATGATGTTTCCTCTAAATCTGCTGGCAGAGGCGCAGGACAGCCTCGGGACGAGTTGCTTGGCGGGCTTCTTGCTTCTGGTTTTGATGAGGGCTCGTGCTTGAGCAGATACCAATCTTCATCCTACCGCAGACCATCACCCCACAAGCCATCATCGTACCTCATTTCCCGACTGAGAAACTACGAGAGTCTCCACAAGCGATGCGGGCCCCATTCCGAGCCCTACAAGAAGGCCCTGGAGGATCTTAAGTCCGACCGCGCGGTTGGGTCCACGGAATGCAAATACGTTGTCTGGATATCCTTCAGTGGATTGGGTAATAGGATCCTGactctctcttcttcattcCTCTATGCCCTCCTCACAAACCGAGTCCTGCTCATCGACCAAGGGAAAGACATGGTGGATCTCTTCTGCGAGCCCTTTCCAGAAGCATCATGGTTACTCCCAAAGGACTTCCCGATTGCAAATCAGTTCAACAGCTTCGGTCAGAGCTCCCCCAATTGTCACGGTAACTTGCTAAAGAATAATATGATCTACCATCCAGAAAAGCCGCTACCTGCATACCTATACCTCCACTTGGTTCATGATTATAATGATCACGACAAGCTTTTCTTCTGCGATGAGGACCAACGAGCAATCGAGAAGGTTCCTTGGTTGATCATCAAGTCTGATAACTACTTCATTCCGTCTCTCTTCTTGATGCCATCCTTCGAGCGAGAGCTGTTCAATCTTTTCCCCGAGAAAGAAACCATTTTCCACCATTTAGGTAGGTACCTCTTCCACCCTTCAAATCACGTGTGGGGTCTGATCGCTAGGTACTTCAACTCTTACTTGGCTCGAGCAGACGAAAGGGTCGGCATTCAAGTAAGAACCTTTGACTCCGGCGATGGGCCTTTCCCCTATGTGATGGATCAGATAATAGCCTGCACCCAGAAGGAGAAGCTCCTTCCTGAAGTGAACGTGCGTGGGACAGTTTCAGCTCCTTCTGGGAGCTCAAAGCTGAAAGCTGTTCTAGTTACCTCCTTAAATTTGGGATACGCTGAGAATCTGAAAAGCATGTACTGGATGCACCCGACAGTTACAGGGGAGATGGTTGGGATTTACCAGCCGAGCCACGAGGGTCACCAGCAGACAGAGAAACCTCTGCACAATCGAAAAGCCTGGGCAGAAATGTACCTCCTTAGCCTCTCCGATGTTCTGGTCACAAGCTCCTGGTCGACCTTCGGGTATGTGGCACAAGGCCTCGGTGGCCTGAAGCCATGGATCCTCGTGAAGCCCGAGAACCGAACGACTCCGAACCCGCCATGTGGGCGGGCTATGTCGATGGAGCCGTGTTTCCATGCTCCTCCATTTTATGACTGCAAGGCCAAGAGGGGGATTGACACGGGAGCGGTTGTTCCTCATGTGAGGCATTGCGAGGACATAAGCTGGGGGCTTAAGGTTGTTGAGGGCCATCAGGAATTGTAG
- the LOC116199853 gene encoding uncharacterized protein LOC116199853 has translation MEAAASCTAMNRLNFPSTSLPHRLSHHLHPPSSFPPPWKQVNPKVAIFLTFRHNTRTSTLLSIATHCSPKPNTNANSSSNSEQDQNPPGNEPNPSTEFQSLTDKCRSFSPPSSSSPSSSSQIVSCSRGLVLDLGPESSWDSAEVGSPVVKRFLSDDEERWYMWYHGSSGGELDGLDSIGLAVSSNGAHWEREVRSPEHAGLVMRCSKDWWAFDTAGIRPCEVVVMSSSKVRAAGAVYWMYYTGYSSEKVNYLENSLDFDLENPERVCGRSDNGNIFQSLPGLAISQDGRHWARIEGEHHSGALFDVGVENEWDSLFVSSPTVVFHSNGDLRMYYHSFDKEMGELCIGIARSRDGIKWVKLGKILGGRRGCFDECGAVNAHVVRDRKDGKYFMVYEGVDSNGERSIGFAVSNDGLKEWRRPGEEPVLRPSEGEGWWDNRRVGSPYLVQLEGKESEWRLYYRGVGNEGRTGIGMAVSEGSDIGCFRRWTCFHI, from the coding sequence ATGGAAGCAGCAGCCTCTTGCACTGCCATGAACAGACTGAACTTCCCCTCGACCTCCCTTCCTCACAGGTTGTCTCATCACCTTCACCCTCCTTCCTCCTTTCCTCCTCCATGGAAGCAGGTCAACCCCAAAGTTGCCATTTTTCTCACCTTCAGACACAACACAAGAACCAGCACCCTTCTCTCCATCGCCACTCATTGCTCCCCAAAACCCAACACAAACgccaacagcagcagcaacagtGAGCAGGACCAGAACCCACCTGGTAATGAACCCAATCCTAGTACAGAATTCCAATCCTTAACCGACAAATGCCGGTCTTTTTCCCcgccatcatcatcatcaccttCGTCTTCTTCTCAAATAGTGTCCTGCTCTAGAGGGTTGGTCCTTGATTTGGGCCCGGAAAGTTCTTGGGACTCGGCCGAGGTCGGGAGCCCCGTGGTGAAGCGGTTCCTGAGCGATGATGAGGAGAGGTGGTACATGTGGTACCATGGGAGTTCCGGCGGGGAACTTGATGGTTTGGACTCGATCGGGCTGGCGGTATCGAGCAATGGGGCCCACTGGGAGCGGGAGGTCCGATCGCCCGAGCACGCCGGCCTTGTGATGAGGTGTAGCAAGGACTGGTGGGCTTTCGATACGGCTGGCATTAGGCCGTGTGAGGTAGTGGTCATGTCTAGCAGCAAGGTCAGGGCTGCCGGTGCTGTTTATTGGATGTACTACACGGGGTATAGCTCCGAGAAGGTTAATTATTTGGAGAATTCATTGGATTTCGATCTTGAGAACCCGGAGAGGGTCTGTGGTCGTTCTGATAATGGCAACATTTTCCAGTCCCTGCCTGGGCTAGCAATTAGTCAGGACGGGAGGCACTGGGCTAGGATCGAAGGGGAACACCACAGCGGGGCCCTTTTCGATGTTGGGGTCGAGAATGAGTGGGATTCTTTATTCGTGTCCAGCCCCACTGTAGTATTCCACAGCAATGGAGATTTGAGGATGTACTACCACTCCTTTGACAAGGAGATGGGAGAACTCTGCATTGGGATCGCGAGATCACGGGATGGGATCAAGTGGGTGAAGCTTGGGAAGATCTTGGGAGGGAGGAGAGGGTGCTTTGACGAGTGTGGGGCAGTGAATGCCCATGTGGTGAGGGACCGGAAGGACGGGAAGTACTTTATGGTATATGAAGGAGTGGACTCGAACGGAGAAAGAAGCATCGGGTTTGCAGTATCGAATGATGGGTTGAAGGAATGGAGGAGGCCGGGAGAAGAGCCGGTTTTGAGGCCATCAGAGGGGGAAGGTTGGTGGGACAACCGGAGGGTGGGGTCCCCATATTTGGTGCAGCTGGAAGGGAAGGAGAGTGAATGGAGACTGTATTACAGAGGTGTTGGGAATGAAGGGAGGACTGGGATTGGTATGGCAGTTTCTGAAGGGAGTGACATTGGATGTTTTAGAAGATGGacttgttttcatatatag
- the LOC116199834 gene encoding galactoside 2-alpha-L-fucosyltransferase-like isoform X2, producing the protein MDLSAFRRRPSPPPSMATDPRSTALLKAQPRGGRAVNVSRILATALIILPVLVLLSIFFRDNRPSDRASLFADAGVLEKKDAQNAEVSASGSAQNTSLSDSDDVSSKSAGRGAGQPRDELLGGLLASGFDEGSCLSRYQSSSYRRPSPHKPSSYLISRLRNYESLHKRCGPHSEPYKKALEDLKSDRAVGSTECKYVVWISFSGLGNRILTLSSSFLYALLTNRVLLIDQGKDMVDLFCEPFPEASWLLPKDFPIANQFNSFGQSSPNCHGNLLKNNMIYHPEKPLPAYLYLHLVHDYNDHDKLFFCDEDQRAIEKVPWLIIKSDNYFIPSLFLMPSFERELFNLFPEKETIFHHLDERVGIQVRTFDSGDGPFPYVMDQIIACTQKEKLLPEVNVRGTVSAPSGSSKLKAVLVTSLNLGYAENLKSMYWMHPTVTGEMVGIYQPSHEGHQQTEKPLHNRKAWAEMYLLSLSDVLVTSSWSTFGYVAQGLGGLKPWILVKPENRTTPNPPCGRAMSMEPCFHAPPFYDCKAKRGIDTGAVVPHVRHCEDISWGLKVVEGHQEL; encoded by the exons ATGGATTTGAGCGCTTTCAGGAGGCGGCCGTCGCCCCCGCCGTCAATGGCCACTGACCCCCGCTCCACCGCCTTGCTAAAGGCCCAGCCCCGCGGGGGCCGGGCCGTTAATGTGAGCCGGATCCTGGCCACCGCTCTGATCATCCTCCCGGTCCTGGTGCTGCTTTCCATCTTTTTCCGCGATAATAGGCCCTCCGATCGAGCTTCCCTGTTCGCGGACGCTGGGGTGTTGGAGAAGAAAGACGCGCAGAATGCTGAGGTCTCTGCTTCGGGAAGTGCTCAGAATACTTCCCTCTCCGATTCAG ATGATGTTTCCTCTAAATCTGCTGGCAGAGGCGCAGGACAGCCTCGGGACGAGTTGCTTGGCGGGCTTCTTGCTTCTGGTTTTGATGAGGGCTCGTGCTTGAGCAGATACCAATCTTCATCCTACCGCAGACCATCACCCCACAAGCCATCATCGTACCTCATTTCCCGACTGAGAAACTACGAGAGTCTCCACAAGCGATGCGGGCCCCATTCCGAGCCCTACAAGAAGGCCCTGGAGGATCTTAAGTCCGACCGCGCGGTTGGGTCCACGGAATGCAAATACGTTGTCTGGATATCCTTCAGTGGATTGGGTAATAGGATCCTGactctctcttcttcattcCTCTATGCCCTCCTCACAAACCGAGTCCTGCTCATCGACCAAGGGAAAGACATGGTGGATCTCTTCTGCGAGCCCTTTCCAGAAGCATCATGGTTACTCCCAAAGGACTTCCCGATTGCAAATCAGTTCAACAGCTTCGGTCAGAGCTCCCCCAATTGTCACGGTAACTTGCTAAAGAATAATATGATCTACCATCCAGAAAAGCCGCTACCTGCATACCTATACCTCCACTTGGTTCATGATTATAATGATCACGACAAGCTTTTCTTCTGCGATGAGGACCAACGAGCAATCGAGAAGGTTCCTTGGTTGATCATCAAGTCTGATAACTACTTCATTCCGTCTCTCTTCTTGATGCCATCCTTCGAGCGAGAGCTGTTCAATCTTTTCCCCGAGAAAGAAACCATTTTCCACCATTTAG ACGAAAGGGTCGGCATTCAAGTAAGAACCTTTGACTCCGGCGATGGGCCTTTCCCCTATGTGATGGATCAGATAATAGCCTGCACCCAGAAGGAGAAGCTCCTTCCTGAAGTGAACGTGCGTGGGACAGTTTCAGCTCCTTCTGGGAGCTCAAAGCTGAAAGCTGTTCTAGTTACCTCCTTAAATTTGGGATACGCTGAGAATCTGAAAAGCATGTACTGGATGCACCCGACAGTTACAGGGGAGATGGTTGGGATTTACCAGCCGAGCCACGAGGGTCACCAGCAGACAGAGAAACCTCTGCACAATCGAAAAGCCTGGGCAGAAATGTACCTCCTTAGCCTCTCCGATGTTCTGGTCACAAGCTCCTGGTCGACCTTCGGGTATGTGGCACAAGGCCTCGGTGGCCTGAAGCCATGGATCCTCGTGAAGCCCGAGAACCGAACGACTCCGAACCCGCCATGTGGGCGGGCTATGTCGATGGAGCCGTGTTTCCATGCTCCTCCATTTTATGACTGCAAGGCCAAGAGGGGGATTGACACGGGAGCGGTTGTTCCTCATGTGAGGCATTGCGAGGACATAAGCTGGGGGCTTAAGGTTGTTGAGGGCCATCAGGAATTGTAG
- the LOC116199935 gene encoding uncharacterized protein LOC116199935: MSFMKGDLLTRTRNLVKGLAKTEPVWLKAMQQSPPATFPRVGKVSTITLPEDVYVKKFFQRHPDSKHEDAIKFVGFNPPPARVFGQRVLELKEQGVHEEEAMAVADMEYRLEKKGRKKAYSRLKQISKLLGKKPPPNPYPSAIKEIQAEERKYVRDRFYNPEIRQILIKMKQEQAAERMERMRGSDH; the protein is encoded by the exons ATGTCGTTCATGAAAGGGGATCTGCTCACTCGGACGAGGAATCTCGTCAAGGGCTTGGCCAAGACCGAGCCCGTCTGGCTCAAAGCTATGCAGCA GTCACCACCCGCGACATTTCCTCGGGTTGGCAAAGTTTCGACGATCACGCTCCCCGAGGATGTTTACGTCAAGAAGTTCTTCCAGAGGCACCCTGATTCGAAGCATGAGGATGCCATCAA GTTTGTTGGCTTTAATCCCCCTCCAGCTCGTGTTTTCGGCCAGCGGGTTCTTGAACTGAAGGAACAAGGAGTTCATGAAGAGGAAGCTATGGCCGTAGCCGAT ATGGAATATCGTCTTGagaagaaggggaggaagaaggCATATTCTCGGCTGAAACAAATCTCCAAGCTTCTAGGAAAGAAGCCGCCTCCTAATCCGTACCCGAGTGCCATCAAAGAGATACAGGCCGAGGAAAGGAAGTATGTCCGAGACCGTTTCTACAATCCCGAGATCCGCCAAATTCTCATTAAGATGAAACAGGAGCAAGCGGCAGAGAGGATGGAGAGAATGCGAGGAAGTGACCACTAA